In the genome of Triticum urartu cultivar G1812 chromosome 5, Tu2.1, whole genome shotgun sequence, one region contains:
- the LOC125509573 gene encoding DPH4 homolog yields MLQGSGISNQKTLYEVLSVPEDATYDEIRAAYKCAALNTHPDKAQATLEPSVSTGEQHGFFSVQKAWETLRYPKCRAEYDKQLQSSRQSLDVIATDIEIEDMIVESSGDGVELLYACRCGDYFSITACELGEMGISVSEDGEIEAQAPDSLPTSVVLGCGSCSLKTRLIINKA; encoded by the coding sequence ATGCTTCAAGGCAGCGGCATCTCCAACCAGAAGACCTTGTATGAAGTTCTATCTGTGCCTGAAGATGCTACATATGACGAGATACGTGCAGCATACAAGTGTGCTGCTTTAAACACACATCCTGACAAAGCACAGGCGACTCTCGAACCATCTGTGTCTACCGGCGAGCAACATGGTTTTTTCAGTGTACAGAAGGCATGGGAAACCCTACGCTACCCCAAATGTCGAGCAGAGTATGATAAACAACTACAATCGTCCAGACAGAGCCTTGATGTCATCGCAACCGATATCGAAATCGAGGATATGATCGTTGAAAGCTCTGGCGATGGCGTTGAGCTATTGTACGCCTGTAGATGCGGCGATTATTTTTCGATCACAGCCTGCGAACTTGGTGAAATGGGAATTTCGGTGAGTGAAGATGGGGAAATAGAAGCGCAGGCACCTGATTCTTTACCAACGTCTGTTGTTCTGGGCTGTGGCTCATGTTCTCTTAAAACAAGGCTGATTATAAATAAAGCTTGA
- the LOC125509571 gene encoding uncharacterized protein LOC125509571, translated as MSPFRKARVDSALGHPCRAFTQQQSNQGKPEHHRPPAAAARTPRPQNYHLGIQQPSSRAPSMADQEAAEPGPPSWPPWTSLLLRAMSRRRTWAALFLAVYAALLSSSWSLLASVRAWYYAAAAGSAAHPAAWPAALYASVMYGAVFGLLSMGAALAVAAPAMLVTWITVLVLLAFAGKPRRSLVAEARRATADIARLALRVLLCEGNAVAAVCAAASFAALLFGRRDDAGADAGRRLI; from the coding sequence ATGAGCCCCTTTCGGAAAGCAAGAGTCGATTCGGCACTCGGGCATCCCTGCCGTGCCTTCACCCAGCAGCAAAGCAACCAAGGTAAACCAGAGCACCACCGCCCGCCCGCAGCCGCAGCCAGAACCCCCCGCCCCCAAAATTACCACCTTGGAATCCAGCAACCAAGCAGCCGAGCCCCGTCTATGGCGGATCAGGAGGCCGCCGAGCCGGGCCCGCCGTCGTGGCCCCCCTGGACCTCCCTCCTGCTCCGAGCCATGAGCAGGCGCCGCACCTGGGCGGCGCTCTTCCTCGCCGTCTACGCCGCGCTGCTCTCCTCCTCCTGGAGCCTGCTGGCGTCCGTGCGCGCCTGGTACTACGCCGCGGCCGCGGGCTCGGCGGCGCACCCGGCCGCGTGGCCCGCCGCGCTCTACGCATCCGTCATGTACGGCGCCGTCTTCGGCCTGCTCTCCATGGGCGCCGCGCTGGCCGTCGCCGCGCCCGCCATGCTGGTGACCTGGATCACCGTGCTCGTGCTGCTGGCGTTCGCGGGCAAGCCCCGGCGGTCGCTGGTCGCCGAGGCGCGCCGCGCCACGGCCGACATCGCGCGGCTCGCGCTCCGCGTGCTGCTCTGCGAGGGCAACGCCGTCGCCGCCGTCTGCGCCGCCGCCAGCTTTGCCGCCCTCCTCTTCGGCCGCCGCGACGACGCCGGCGCCGACGCCGGGCGGCGGCTGATCTGA